ATTTTGCGGGTTAAGTGGAGCTCCAGAAATATACCACTTAGTGCTATCTACAATGTCAGTACAAGTAAGGTTTAAATTAATAGTGGACGGCAAATAAGCATATAAGATGTCTGTGAATCACTACAATCTTCTTTATATGAAAACATAATGGCTTATCCAATTGGAGGGTGCAGATTAGCAGCCATTGGATGcagaatgaaaatatgagcatGCAAGAGTTGGCAATACTGAAGCTCAAGTTTTTTAAAGTTAGTTAGTATGTAAAACACATTCATCTGAATAATATGAACTGCTTCTAATACATGTTTCAGACACCTGAGGTGTCTGGAAACATTTGTCCAGCCGCGAACACAGTTGTTCTGAAGTCTATATATATCCAATCTCAGTCAATGTAtaggaagtgagcctagctcatATGGGCAGGACCGTGAATGTACGGTGCCATCACCCTGGTTTGACTCGTATTTCTTTGGACTTCAATTTGTGTTGCTATCTATTTCCTATTAATAGAAAATGTATTGCTTAAAGAAGTTCATACAATCCAAGATAATATACAAGATATACATGCTATCTGATAATATTGTATAAGAAGCTTGGGCTTGCCAACCACTCCATCCAGTTCAACACAAGATGGTGTGCAGGATTTTAATTTTAGGTATCAAGCATAAATTTTGTATGTTCCAAATGTTACCATACTCGTGATGCTATTGTTCATGTGAGACATAGATTCCTTGAGAGTCAAGATAATGTGTATGTAGTTCATACTTGTAAGAAAAAATTGGCTTGTGAAACTAACTACTTAGCAAATGTTTAGATCATGATTGCTTACAGACTGAATTTTGGCAGATAAAAAGCGGAAGAGCACTGTTTTAAAAATCACACTGCCAATTGCGTCAAGTTTGCTCATAACCATATGTGTGTGCCTTGTTTGGATATGCAACTTGGGAGGTAGGACACAGCTCCATACTTTTCTCTGTGTATTTCCCTTCAAGCATGTTTGCGCCGTCTATGTACTATATATGTTCCTTTATCATAATGTTTGCATCAATTTTCCCGATAGGCAAACAAAGAAACAAGAAAATTTGGAAGAACCTGATGTCAGGAACTTCAAGCACTTCTGTTGAACTTCATGATGGAAACTTAAAATATCCTTTTATTAGCTTCAAAGAAATTGTACTTGCAACAAACAACTTCTCTAACTCCAACATGCTTGGACATGGAGGTTTTGGCAATGTTTACAAGGTAATGTGAAAGTTTCTCTTATAGAGCTGCATAACTGTATTTCCGTCTTGTTTGACCTAAAACTATCAAGTGTCCAGGGGACATTAGAAGATGGTACAGAAATTGCTGTGAAAAGGCTTAGTAAGGGTTCTGGCCAAGGGGTACTGGAGTTCACAAATGAAGTAATACTCATTGCGAAGTTGCAGCACAAAAACTTGGTTAGACTTCTCGGTTTCTGCATCCATGGAGATGAGAAACTATTGATATACGAATACTTACCTAAGAAAAGTCTGGACGCCATGCTTTTTGGTATGTTCTGCTTACGTCTTGCCAAATTTCAGTAAATAATTAGATCATCCAGAATGACTGATGTTATCCCTCAATTAATACTATTGATGCAGATGCCACACTAAAACAGTTGCTTGATTGGCCAATAAGATTCGAGATAATCAAAGGGGTAGCTAGAGGACTTCTTTATCTCCATCAAGATTCAAGGTTGAAGATAATCCACAGGGATCTCAAAGCAAGCAACATATTATTAGATGCTGAAATGAGCCCTAAGATATCTGATTTTGGTATGGCAAGGATATTTGGCGGAAATCAGCAGCAAGAAAATACCAACCGCGTTGTTGGCACATAGTAAGTGATATACTGCATGAGTGATCTTTATACATTATTCTTGTGCTTGACCAAAATTCTGTCCGATGCTCCTAACTGGGATGTGCTTCAAACAGCGGTTACATGTCACCTGAATATGCTTTGAAAGGAGTGTTTTCTGTCAAGTCTGATGTATACAGCTTTGGGGTTTTACTTCTAGAGATTGTGAGTGGCTCAAAGATCAGCTCTGTGCACCTAAAAGCAGACTTCTCCAGCATTATAGCCTATGTACGTACTATGGCATGTTTGAATTTTTGTAATTACAGTAAATATATGCATCCTGAAAGGGATAAGAATGGATGCAGGCATGGAGCTTATGGAAGGATGGGGACACGAAGGATTTTGTTGACTCGTCAATTGTGGGGAGCTGTTCATTTAATGAAACTATACGGTGCATCCATATCGGACTCTTGTGTGTTCAAGACAGCCCAAATGCGCGGCCACTCGTGTCATCAATCATGTCCTTTCTGGAGAATGGAGACATTTTACTTCCACCTCCAAAAGAGCCTATGTATTTTGCAGAAAATAACTATGGTGCTGATGGAGAAgcagaaaatactgtgaattctgCAAATACCATGAGCATTACAGCACTAAAGGGACGCTAGTACCTGGCAGGCTAATTTCTGCATATGTCATGGATACTTTTTACAACAGTATACCAGATAAGAAACTGGTATTTGTCTTGAAGAACAAGGATCTTTTTCTTAATATAGGTAATGTATTTCAAGTCCAGTAGCTCCCACAGAAAAATGGGAGATGTCGAAATGTTCTTATTAAAGACCCTTCTCACCAAGAAATTTGGATGCATGAAAGAAGGCAAGTTAACCAGTTAAAATTCGGTATGCTACAAAAAAAAGGATAGTAGAATTGTATATTTCTTAATTTTGCATGCAATATGTCTCTTAGTTACTATGGAGCTTTTTATAAGTACTATGGAGTTACTGGATACGTCAGTTTATTTACTGTGTCAGACTAAACAATGTTTGTGAAGTCTGACGGAAATCATGTGGAAAAGTAACTTCAAATTACATTCTTTTTCGGCTCGACTTCAAAGCACATTAGAAAATGTACAGAATGGTTACCTTTAcctggaaagaaaaaaaaagacatCCAATCACATTGATTCAGAATGCTTAAACTGTACTGGTGCAATATACCCTGTGACTAAACTAGTGACATCGGTCCAGAAACAAGAAAAATTTGTAGGAGAATCAATGTGAACTGTTAACAAAACTAAGGTTACGTGCCGCCTCTTTATTGGGTTATAAACACTCTGTCATCCGTCTTATCCCCAAGTCTCGGTGTGCAACGCATTCGCTAACAGAACTAGGGAAGTTTGGTAGGAGAATGTGTGTTTTTTTGCAGAGCAGAGGTTCTTCAGTTCATCAAATAGCAGGTGAAGCCCAGAGAGCAAGAGGCTGAAAGCAAGATGAGGGCGCGATCCGATCTGCAATCTGCTGATAGCACTGCTCCTTGAACTCTGTTCAAACTAGCTTTCAGGAGAGCAGAGCAGCACCCATGAAGATCCCTTTCGAGGGGTATTAAAAAGATAAAATGTTGATTTGTGCAAATCGAAATGACATGGCAGTGGCTGGTCTCTTCCTGCAGGAATTCCCACAAACACCTTGTGGCCCACTCTGGCTCGCTGCTCACGGGCATTCTCCGTCGAGGTTTCGTTAGCAGAAGGCACCCACCTCTGAGAAACAAAACAACTAAGTCGATTCACAGTTAGAGGAGCACGCACCTCTGAGAAGCTCTCGCTCCGGCGGTCCACCCGGGCCGGACGGCATCGCGCGCTAGGCCGTCGGTCGGCGTGGCACGGCGGCGCGTCTTAGCCTGCTCGCCGGCCACCGAGCCCACGCGGCCTGCGCTGGCTGGCAAATGTGGGGgcggggaggaggaagaaggctgcGCCACCATCATttgctcctcctcccgccggagaGCACCCGCCGCTCTGCTCCTGTCTTTTATTTTTTCCTGTCGACCAGCCatccttcttttttttattttatgggcTCCTTCATTCCTTCTTTGGTGGTGATCGGCCCAGCCCAGCcccgccaggcccggcccatccagGGTTATGGGCCTGGCATTCCACGAAGTTTGGCTGCTCTATCACTCTATCCGTTTAAACTTTTTTTTCTTCCTAAAACAGCACAACTGTTTacaccttttttttttcttcgacAAGCCTTGACAAAACACTACCTGCTTTTACCAAAAAAAAAATGTAAACACTGTTGACATTTTTCTTTTACACGGTTGCTACTACGATCGAGATCCCTTGATGCTGGTAGTGGACGTGGCAGTAATGCCGAGCAATGTACTCCATCCGTAAACAAATATAAAaggtttagatcactatttttagtaatttaaacatttttatattaGTTTTCAGAGGGAGTAGTTATTTCTCTGCAGACATCATTGTTTGTAGATTATAGCCAGATACTCCCTCTTTACCCTCTGTTTAATTAAAGCGCAGGTGCATACGTAGTTTTACGTACAATATTCATATAACATATAAAGATAAGCTCGCTCTCAAGATCTTGAAGCACAAAGGGAAGACCATGGAATTTCCTGCACCACTGATGTTCACATTTGCCTGCAATCTCATGTATATACGCACAAAAGATAAGCCAGCAAAATTGAAACAAGGGGTTTGTTCTGTTCATACTTTTTTTTGACAAGATACGAATACGACACATGAAACACTGATGCAGCAGAGACACATCCAGGCAGAAAGAAACTTTACACGACcacaagaagaaagaaaaacatcTCCGTAAATTGCATTTTCTCGTGTGGAAACTGGCAACAAATTGAAGCGGCCACAAGACATATGTAGTattccctctgtacctaaataattgtagttggggagaactagtctagttctctcCAACTACAATTATGTAGGTTTAGAGGGAGTAGTACATAATTACTAGGGGCGACAAAACAGAGTCTCCTAGCCTAGCTCAAGGCATTTCGACCCTTAGGCTAGAATAACAGGATGCTCCCAAGCATACACCACAGAAGATGCCAACGACCATGAACCCCCAGCCTGCCAAAGATACAGATCTACATTTCTTAGGGAGCAGCTAAAAACCCGTAATCATGAATAGATGATTGTGTGTGTGCTCTGGTTAGCCAGAAATGGGAGCAGCTCAAAAGAATTGTTGTAGGCCAACTGTGTTTCGCCTACAGAACATTGAAATTGTAGGCCAACTGAATATAGGCGGCACTGTGTTTGTTTTAGGAGATTAAATTAAGTATGTTTCATACCCATTATGTTGTTGTAGGAAATGGGTGTGATCTCTGAATTTCCATCCAAAATATAATAACGTCGAACACATGCATAATTTGGAAGAGCCTACCCAAAGGGTAAATAACCACTTACCAGTAAGCAGTAAACCCATGCCCGTTGCGAAGAACGATCTCTGAAGCTAGAGAGTCGGCTATGTCATAGCTGCAGTACTAGATAAACATGCTTATTAGTTTTACACTGTTCAAAAAGAGATCAGTACCATTAACATTCACCGTAAAAAGGAAGTGGTAGTTCTAGTGCCATATGATGATATGACTCGGCAAAACAAGGCCAGATGATCACTGGCACATCGATGTCCCGATTAGTCGAACATAAGAATATCTGCTGAAACTACCTCTGATTAGTCGGGCATAAGAATATCTGCTGAAACTTGCACAGAGTTGCTCCGGCCTTGCAATCTCAGATCTTATGGTTGTGctttcacctcctccggtgcaaaGAAACATTTCTgagtcatagatttatgatgGAACAAATGCACTGTGAGCATCTGCAATAACATAAATACGTCGACATCCAAAAAATCATTTTCAGGTGATACAATCTTTTCAGGTAAATGAGGAGACACTAAACAGGTGATACCCTCTATTCAGACAGTTGCACAAGACAGTGGAAAAACACGCTCAAATGTGTAGCTGGCAAACTTCTATAATTGCAAAGACTAGAAAGATCGCATGAGTCCACCCACAGAGTTTGACCTCACATTTTAAAGAAACATGCGCAAGGTCCCTCTGTACATCCAGTCAGGGTCTTAAGATGTTGTTCTGAAacccaaaagaaaagaaatcatGTCCTTCTAAATGAGCTGATCTGTCCATGTTTTTAACCTATCCAGTTATAGTTTACATGGTCAAACAATAGCTGATGCAAGTCCAATGGGATGACCATGGAATTTCCTGCACCACTGATATTAACATTTAATTGCAATCTCATATGTATACGGTCAAAATATAGATTCGTTTCAAGAAACACATCTAAGGTTACATACCAAAACCAGAACAAGGGGTTTGTTCTGTTCATAAACATATGCAATCCAACTAAAATAGTACCAGCAGCCAGCACATTCAAACAAGAAAACCCAGCAGTCACACCTCAAAGAAAAAGTAAATGTCTATTCTAATTTTCTGAGAAGGCTAGTCCGACATTTTCAAACTTCCTAGTAATATCTcttattgactccttccaaggtTCCCACTTCCCCATTAGCTTCCTATGCGAAAAGTACCACCAATAAAATGCTCGACTGGCTGGCTCTGCCTCTCCCAGGAGTTCTGATTTGCAATAGTCCAAAGATAACTCATCCACTGCTTTGCTTCCATTATCTCGGTTCCATAGTTCGCTACAGCAATGGATCCCCTTCCCATACACATAATCATCTGCCTTGTTTGTTGGTCATTTTGCTTATTGCCATTTTATGCATCATCCAGCAGCCGCCTTCTTCCCGACAAGCCGCTTTCCGCTGGTAGCACCATCACCTCCGACGACGGCACTTTTTCCCTGGGATTCTTCTCTCTGTCCAGCTCCAgcacaaaatattactacatcggCATATGGTACAGGAACATACCCGAAGATAACATTGTGTGGGTTGCCAACCGTGCTATGCCCATAACTGATCCTTCTTCTGCAACACTTGCCTTCACAAGCGGATTCGATCTCGCCTTGTCAGACACCAGTGGCCAGCTTCTCTGGACGACAAACATCAGCGCTGCAAGGAATTCATCGTCAGAGGCAACTGGTGGAGAAGCCACTCTTGATAGCAATGGGAATTTTATTCTTCGGTCATCACATGGAACTATCTTATGGCAAAGCTTCGATTACCCGACCGACACTCTCCTTCCAGGTATGAACCTCAGGATCACCCACAATACGCATGCACTACAACGGCTCATCTCTTGGACAAACCCCCAAGACCCATCCCCGGGCAACTTCTCATATGGTGCAGACCCTGATGAGTTTCGGCAGCGTATTACATGGAATGGCTCAACACTATACCGGCGAAGTCTGGTATGGAATAATAATTTGGTAGTTGGGAAGTATGTTGAGAGTATCAAGTCCACAATTTACTATACACAGCAAATTATTGGTGATGAGGTCTACGCTTCCTTTGGACTACCAATACCTAGTGTCTCAGTAGTGCTAATGAAGATTGACTACTCAGGCAAGATGAAGACACAAATCTGGAATAGCAACAACTCCAAATGGACTGACCTGTATTCAGGACCTAACCAGGAATGCAACAAATTTGGTTACTGTGGTCCATTTGGTTACTGTGACAACACGCAGCCTATTGTGACATGCAAGTGTTTTGATGGCTTTGAGCCAAACAACAAACAAGACTGGATGGCCCGCAGGTTTTCACAGGGATGCCACCGTATGGAAGCACTAAGATGTGGTCAAGGGGATGGCTTCTTAAATATGTCAACTATGAAGATTCCCGACCAGTTCTTGTATGTCAAGAATAGAAGCTTAGATGAATGCGTAGCAGAATGCACCAGCAACTGCTCGTGCACGGCGTATGCTTACACCACTATGAGAACTAATGCTATCGATGAGGATGATACTAGGTGCCTGTTATGGATCGGAGATTTGATTGACACGGAGAAATTCATTGGACAAGGGGAAAACCTCTATATCCGATTTAATGGATTGAGTGGTACAGTTTACTGTTTCTGTTTCTCTGCCTGCTTTATTAGATATACTCTATTTGTGTGTCCAGTGGAGCTCCAATAATAACCTCCTTAGTTCTATGTTCAATGTGAGTACAAGAAAGGTTTAAATTAGTGTATGCAGTCTGTAAATCACTACAATCTTTTTCATACAAAAAGATAATAGCTTATCCAATTGGAGGGTGCTGATTAGGAGCCACTGGATGCAGAATGAAGATATGAGCATGCAGAGGTTGGCAATATCCTAGATCATGTTTATAAAGTTAGTTAGTTGGCAATATCAAAGAACGTCTTTTAATACAGGTTTCAGACATCTGAGGTGTCTTCTAATAGATGTTCTAGTTAGAAAATGCAGTTGCTCCTACAAGTTCATAAAATCCACGCTGATATACAAGATATACATCCCAATAGAAGGAAACTTTCAAGTTCAGGCATAAGTCGTTTATGCCATCTGATTATATTACATAAAAAACTGGGGCGTGACAACCACTCCATCTAGTTCAACAAAACATGTTGTGCCAGTTTTTAGTTTGAAGTATCAAGCCGAAGTTTTGTATTTCCCAAATGTTACCATACTcgtgatgcaattgttcatgtgAGAAATAGATTGCTTGAGTTGAAACCATGTGCATGTAGTTCATACTTGTAATAAATACTTGTCTTGTGAAACTAACTATTTAGCAAATGTGTAATCGTGATTGCTTACAGACTGAATTTTGGCAGATAAAAAGCAGAAGGGCAATGTTTTAAAAATTACACTGCCAGTCGTTTCAAGTTTGCTCATAATCATATGTGTGTGCCTCGTTCGGATCTGCAGCTTTGGAGGTAGAACACAGTGCCATACATTCTTGGTGTATTTCCCTCAAGCATGTTTGCGCAGGCCCATGCTCGTCCATATTTCTATGTGATATGTCCCTTTACTATAACGTTTGCATCAATGTTCCTGATAGGCAAACAAAGAAACAAGAAAATTTGGAACAAGCTGATGTCAGGAACTTCAAGCACTTCTATTGAACTTCATGATGGAAACTTAAAGTATCCTTTTATTAACTTCAAAGAAATTGTACTTGCAACAAACAATTTCTCTAACTCCAACATGCTTGGACATGGAGGTTTTGGCAATGTTTACAAGGTAACGTGGAATTTTCTCTTAATTATACAGCAACCTAACTGTATTTCCGCCTTGTTTGACCTAAAAGTATGCAAGTGTCCAGGCGACATTAGAAGATGGTACAGAACTTGCTGTGAAAAGGCTTAGTAAGGGTTCTGGACAGGGCGCACTGGAGTTCAGAAATGAAGTAGTACTCATTGCGAAGTTGCAGCACAAAAACTTGGTTAGACTTCTCGGTTTCTGCATCCACGGAGATGAGAAACTATTGATATATGAATACTTACCTAACAAAAGTCTGGACGCAATGCTCTTTGGTATGTTCTGCTTACGTCTTGGCAAATTTCAGTAAGTAATGAAATCAACAAAAATAACTGATTATCCCTCAATTGATGCTATTGGTAGGAGATGCCATAAGAAAATCAATGCTTGATTGGCCAATAAGATTCGAGATAACCAAAGGGGTAGCCAGAGGACTTCTTTATCTTCATCAAGATTCAAGACTGAAGATAATTCACAGGGATCTCAAAGCAAGCAACATATTATTAGATGCCGAAATGAGCCCTAAGATATCTGATTTTGGTATGGCAAGGATATTTGGCGGAAATCAGCAGCAAGAAAATACCAACCGCGTTGTTGGCACATAGTAAGTGATATACTGCATGAGTGATCTTTATACATTATTCTTGTGCTTGACCAAAATTCTGTCCTGTGTTCAAACAGCGGTTACATGCCGCCGGAATATGTTTTGAAAGGAGTGTTTTCTGTCAAGTCTGATGTATATAGCTTTGGAGTTTTACTACTGGAGATTGTGAGTGGCTCAAAGATCAGTTCTGTGCACCTAAAAGCAGACTTCCCCAGCATTATAGCCTATGTAAGTACGATGACATGCTTGAATTTCTGCAAGTATGGTAAATATATGCATCTTGAAAGGGATAAGAATGGATGCAGGCATGGAGCTTATGGAAGGACGGGAACACAAAGGATTTTGTTGACTCATCAATTGTTGACAGCTGTTCACTTAATGAAATTATACGGTGCGTGCATATCGGTCTCCTGTGTGTTCAAGGAAGCCCAAATGCACGGCCACTCGCGTCGTCAATCATGTCCTTTCTGGAGAATGGAGACATATCACTTCCATCTCCAAAAGAGCCGGTGTATTTTGCGGAAGATAACTATGGTACTGATGGAGCAGAAGAAAATACTATGAGTTCTAAAAATAACATGAGCATTACAGCACTAGAGGGACGCTAGTACCTAGCAGTGCCGTGTGTACTTTGTACAAGTGTATACTGGATAAGAAATTTGTATTTGTTTTGAAGAGCAAGAAGCTTTGTTTTAATATAAATAATGTATCTCAACTCCAGTCTCTAGGAGCCCACAGCAAATGGGAGAGGTCTCAATGTTCTTATTAAAGACCCTTCTCAGCAAGAATTTTGAATGCATAAAAGAATGCAAGTTAAGCAATTGAAATTTTGTATGCTTACGAAAAAGGACAAGTTGAATTGTATATTTCTTAATTCTGCATGCAGTATGTCTGTTAGTTACCAT
This genomic stretch from Hordeum vulgare subsp. vulgare chromosome 6H, MorexV3_pseudomolecules_assembly, whole genome shotgun sequence harbors:
- the LOC123403043 gene encoding G-type lectin S-receptor-like serine/threonine-protein kinase B120, whose translation is MDPLPIHIIICLVCWSFCLLPFYASSSSRLLPDKPLSAGSTITSDDGTFSLGFFSLSSSSTKYYYIGIWYRNIPEDNIVWVANRAMPITDPSSATLAFTSGFDLALSDTSGQLLWTTNISAARNSSSEATGGEATLDSNGNFILRSSHGTILWQSFDYPTDTLLPGMNLRITHNTHALQRLISWTNPQDPSPGNFSYGADPDEFRQRITWNGSTLYRRSLVWNNNLVVGKYVESIKSTIYYTQQIIGDEVYASFGLPIPSVSVVLMKIDYSGKMKTQIWNSNNSKWTDLYSGPNQECNKFGYCGPFGYCDNTQPIVTCKCFDGFEPNNKQDWMARRFSQGCHRMEALRCGQGDGFLNMSTMKIPDQFLYVKNRSLDECVAECTSNCSCTAYAYTTMRTNAIDEDDTRCLLWIGDLIDTEKFIGQGENLYIRFNGLSGKQRNKKIWNKLMSGTSSTSIELHDGNLKYPFINFKEIVLATNNFSNSNMLGHGGFGNVYKATLEDGTELAVKRLSKGSGQGALEFRNEVVLIAKLQHKNLVRLLGFCIHGDEKLLIYEYLPNKSLDAMLFDAIRKSMLDWPIRFEITKGVARGLLYLHQDSRLKIIHRDLKASNILLDAEMSPKISDFGMARIFGGNQQQENTNRVVGTYGYMPPEYVLKGVFSVKSDVYSFGVLLLEIVSGSKISSVHLKADFPSIIAYAWSLWKDGNTKDFVDSSIVDSCSLNEIIRCVHIGLLCVQGSPNARPLASSIMSFLENGDISLPSPKEPVYFAEDNYGTDGAEENTMSSKNNMSITALEGR